In one window of Marinifilum sp. JC120 DNA:
- a CDS encoding cytochrome C produces MKKTLLICMVAAALVCAFALPSLYAVDAPGDMVLKAPAGAKMTKAPVDFSHKGHAAVDCTKCHHKWDGKAAVKKCSAEGCHVDTSKKGKKKPTSFYSAFHSKSDMSCVGCHKALKKAKKATGPTKCGDCHPKKKK; encoded by the coding sequence ATGAAAAAGACCCTGCTTATCTGCATGGTAGCAGCTGCTCTGGTTTGTGCTTTCGCACTTCCCAGCCTGTACGCTGTTGACGCTCCCGGCGACATGGTTTTGAAGGCACCTGCTGGTGCTAAAATGACCAAGGCCCCTGTTGATTTTTCTCACAAAGGACATGCTGCTGTTGACTGTACCAAGTGTCACCACAAATGGGACGGAAAAGCTGCTGTAAAAAAATGTTCTGCTGAAGGTTGTCACGTTGACACCAGCAAAAAAGGTAAAAAGAAGCCTACTTCTTTCTACTCCGCTTTCCACTCTAAGTCTGACATGAGTTGTGTGGGTTGCCACAAGGCTCTGAAGAAAGCTAAGAAAGCAACCGGTCCCACCAAGTGTGGTGACTGCCACCCCAAGAAAAAGAAATAA
- a CDS encoding nucleotide sugar dehydrogenase, producing the protein MINYSDIEKKNTTIAVVGLGYVGLPLAVALGRKFKVLGLDISEQRVKELREGYDRTAEVLEDDFHNYVEFSTDASLLKNCGIIIVAVPTPIDEARNPDLRPVVGASTMVGENMSAGSVVVYESTVYPGLTEDICVPILEEKSGLKYGKDFGVGYSPERINPGDREHTLQTIVKVVAGNDAEVAELLDKLYSSIITAGTHRASCIKVAEAAKVIENTQRDLNIALMNELSMIFDKMGIDTLDVLEAAGTKWNFLPFRPGLVGGHCIGVDPYYLTTKAEEIGHHPQVILAGRKINDSVGKFIADTTVKQMINGDSRVKGAKVGILGLTFKENVPDLRNTKVVDVVDELESFGVDVLIHDAYADPEEAVEEYGITTSSFDDFKDLEAVILAVSHDKYRELGLDTIKSWFRNPDNALIIDVKCFFDRKELDEAGIRNWRL; encoded by the coding sequence ATGATTAATTACTCTGACATTGAAAAGAAAAATACCACAATTGCGGTGGTCGGCCTCGGCTACGTCGGCCTGCCCCTCGCAGTTGCCCTTGGCCGTAAGTTTAAAGTGCTGGGGCTTGATATTTCCGAACAGCGCGTTAAAGAATTGCGTGAAGGGTATGATCGCACTGCTGAGGTTTTGGAAGACGATTTCCATAACTATGTTGAATTCAGCACCGATGCTTCCCTGCTCAAAAATTGCGGCATAATCATTGTTGCCGTGCCTACTCCCATTGACGAAGCTCGTAACCCGGATCTGCGTCCCGTAGTTGGCGCTTCCACCATGGTTGGCGAGAATATGTCTGCCGGATCTGTGGTTGTATACGAATCCACAGTATATCCGGGACTTACTGAAGATATCTGCGTTCCCATTCTCGAAGAAAAATCCGGGCTCAAGTACGGCAAGGATTTCGGAGTCGGTTATTCTCCCGAGCGTATCAACCCCGGCGACCGCGAGCATACCTTGCAGACCATCGTCAAGGTTGTTGCCGGTAATGATGCTGAAGTGGCCGAGCTGCTGGATAAACTTTACTCTTCAATTATCACAGCCGGAACCCATCGCGCTTCCTGCATCAAGGTTGCCGAGGCCGCCAAGGTAATTGAAAACACCCAGCGTGACCTTAATATCGCGCTTATGAATGAACTTTCCATGATCTTTGATAAAATGGGCATCGACACCCTTGATGTTCTGGAAGCTGCCGGAACCAAGTGGAACTTCTTGCCCTTCCGTCCCGGTTTGGTGGGCGGGCACTGCATTGGTGTTGACCCCTACTATCTGACCACCAAGGCGGAAGAGATTGGTCACCATCCGCAGGTTATCCTTGCAGGGCGTAAAATCAACGACTCCGTGGGTAAATTTATCGCTGACACAACAGTCAAGCAGATGATCAACGGCGACAGCAGGGTCAAGGGTGCCAAAGTCGGTATTCTCGGTCTGACTTTCAAGGAAAATGTTCCCGATCTGCGCAACACCAAGGTTGTTGACGTTGTTGACGAACTTGAATCTTTCGGCGTGGATGTACTTATTCACGATGCTTACGCTGATCCTGAAGAAGCTGTTGAGGAATACGGCATCACCACTTCTTCCTTTGATGATTTCAAGGATCTTGAAGCGGTTATTCTTGCTGTATCCCACGATAAATATCGTGAACTCGGTCTTGATACCATCAAGAGCTGGTTCAGGAATCCTGATAACGCCTTGATCATTGATGTGAAATGCTTCTTTGACCGTAAGGAACTGGATGAAGCCGGTATCAGGAACTGGAGATTGTAG
- a CDS encoding ubiquinone/menaquinone biosynthesis methyltransferase: protein MAQVSDQEHGKKVRDMFGRIAGWYDFLNHFLSAGQDIYWRYRQVKLVRPSKDGLVLDLAAGTLDVSVELLRQYPDVKVLAMDFTHEMLACGKAKKLEGKHALRSESIAAVQADGRVLPLPDCCLDGATISFGIRNILPREDCYKEVLRTLKPGARFCILEFGSGSKKIWKGVYNFYLNKVLPLLGKVVSGDSGAYSYLADTIRAFPDERSLGEELRRAGFGRVMFIPLLSGIVYIHVAEKPAE, encoded by the coding sequence ATGGCGCAGGTATCTGATCAGGAGCATGGCAAGAAAGTCAGGGACATGTTCGGCAGGATTGCCGGGTGGTATGATTTCCTGAACCATTTTTTAAGTGCCGGGCAGGATATTTACTGGCGGTACCGTCAGGTAAAATTGGTCCGTCCGAGCAAAGACGGTCTGGTTCTTGATCTTGCTGCCGGAACCCTAGACGTCTCTGTAGAACTTCTACGTCAGTACCCGGATGTGAAAGTTCTGGCCATGGATTTTACCCATGAGATGCTCGCCTGTGGCAAGGCAAAAAAACTTGAAGGCAAGCATGCTCTCCGCAGTGAGAGTATTGCAGCTGTTCAGGCTGACGGAAGAGTATTGCCTTTGCCGGATTGCTGCCTTGACGGAGCTACCATTTCTTTTGGCATCAGAAACATACTTCCCCGCGAGGATTGCTATAAAGAAGTCCTGCGCACACTCAAGCCTGGAGCTCGGTTCTGTATTCTGGAATTCGGTTCCGGAAGCAAGAAAATCTGGAAGGGTGTTTACAATTTTTATCTGAACAAGGTTCTGCCTCTTTTAGGCAAGGTTGTTTCAGGTGATTCCGGGGCATATTCATATCTTGCGGATACTATCCGCGCTTTCCCGGATGAAAGAAGTCTCGGTGAGGAATTGCGTCGTGCCGGTTTCGGGCGGGTGATGTTTATTCCGCTACTTTCCGGGATAGTGTATATCCATGTGGCGGAAAAACCTGCGGAGTAA
- the mqnB gene encoding futalosine hydrolase, whose protein sequence is MKPILFVTATAKEMKAALGGVCKLPRLEQGTPVPFMFGDRSGLLLVTGIGVINTSFALGRALAGNDVGVVVLAGIAGTFNAEQFPLCSSCAVKKEIWPEYGLKKGDHVDPKGLGFSLAEIDGQPVWNEIELCSGKSLVDSGLDRFENLPEAVSLTVSGVTATAEGAAAHRNEHAADIENMEGFAAAYVCALVGVGLCQVRTVSNIVGSRDSDDWDLRGALAELGRVCSALIK, encoded by the coding sequence TTGAAACCGATTCTTTTTGTTACGGCAACAGCCAAGGAAATGAAAGCCGCGCTGGGCGGGGTCTGCAAACTGCCTCGGTTGGAGCAGGGCACTCCTGTTCCTTTTATGTTCGGTGATCGTTCCGGGTTGTTGCTGGTAACCGGAATCGGGGTGATTAATACATCTTTCGCCCTCGGGCGGGCATTGGCCGGAAATGATGTGGGCGTGGTTGTGCTGGCTGGAATTGCCGGGACATTTAATGCTGAACAGTTTCCCCTTTGTTCCTCCTGTGCGGTAAAAAAAGAAATTTGGCCCGAATACGGGTTGAAAAAAGGTGACCATGTTGATCCCAAAGGGCTGGGATTCAGCCTTGCGGAGATCGATGGTCAGCCTGTCTGGAACGAGATTGAACTTTGTTCTGGAAAAAGTCTTGTTGATTCAGGACTTGACCGATTTGAAAATCTACCCGAAGCTGTGTCTTTGACCGTGAGTGGTGTGACCGCTACGGCTGAGGGTGCTGCCGCACACAGAAATGAACATGCGGCGGATATAGAAAATATGGAAGGTTTTGCGGCTGCGTATGTGTGCGCCCTTGTCGGGGTTGGGCTATGTCAGGTGCGGACTGTTTCAAACATTGTGGGATCAAGAGATAGTGATGATTGGGATTTGCGCGGTGCCCTTGCGGAGTTGGGGCGGGTCTGCTCAGCTCTGATCAAGTAA
- a CDS encoding DUF2065 domain-containing protein, with protein MNIDWSFLLSALGLAFIIEGIPYFVFSERMPRILISIIERGPRQLRILGLIAMIFGLLLISLGQSITDL; from the coding sequence ATGAATATCGATTGGTCCTTTCTTCTGTCCGCCCTTGGTCTGGCCTTCATTATTGAAGGGATTCCCTATTTTGTTTTTTCTGAGCGCATGCCCAGAATCCTTATTTCAATTATTGAGCGAGGCCCGAGGCAATTACGCATACTCGGCCTGATCGCCATGATATTCGGTTTACTGCTCATCTCACTAGGCCAGTCAATAACCGACCTTTGA
- the hemL gene encoding glutamate-1-semialdehyde-2,1-aminomutase translates to MASSSELFNKAQELLPGGVNSPVRACKSVGCDPLFIEKAEGSRMWSVEGQELIDYVMSWGPMMLGHGYEAIKEAAHKAVDMGASYGAPCPGEIELAEEIIKMVPSIEMVRMVNSGTEATMSALRLARGVTGRDKVLKFEGCYHGHSDCFLASAGSGLATFSIPGTPGVPEGTVKDTLLAPYNDLEAVKAVFEKEGKSIAAIIVEPVAGNMGLVLPKEGFLEGLRALCDEHGALLIFDEVITGFRVTSGGVGPRFNVTPDLTTLGKIIGGGFPVGCYGGKKEYMNRISPCGDVYQAGTLSGNPVAMAAGVATLRALQKQDYDALEARTLKLAQDMKAALEANGFKITLNHVASIFTLFFTDQEVTDFESAKTGDAEIYSKFYRHMRDNGVNLAPSSFECTFTSFAHSEADYEATLEAVKSFKG, encoded by the coding sequence ATGGCTTCATCATCTGAACTTTTTAATAAGGCACAGGAACTGCTTCCCGGCGGTGTTAACAGCCCGGTCCGCGCTTGCAAATCTGTTGGCTGCGATCCTCTTTTCATTGAAAAGGCCGAAGGCAGCCGCATGTGGTCCGTGGAAGGGCAGGAACTTATCGATTACGTCATGAGCTGGGGCCCGATGATGCTCGGCCACGGCTATGAAGCAATCAAAGAAGCAGCCCACAAGGCCGTTGATATGGGCGCAAGTTACGGCGCACCCTGTCCCGGTGAAATCGAGCTGGCCGAAGAGATCATCAAAATGGTCCCCTCCATTGAGATGGTACGCATGGTCAACTCCGGCACTGAAGCAACCATGTCCGCACTGCGTCTCGCCCGTGGCGTAACCGGCCGCGACAAAGTCCTCAAGTTCGAAGGCTGCTATCACGGTCACAGTGATTGCTTTCTCGCCAGCGCAGGTTCCGGTCTGGCAACTTTTTCCATTCCCGGCACTCCGGGTGTTCCTGAAGGAACTGTAAAAGATACCCTGCTTGCTCCCTACAACGACCTTGAGGCCGTAAAAGCTGTCTTTGAAAAAGAAGGTAAGAGCATAGCAGCGATTATAGTTGAGCCTGTTGCAGGTAACATGGGTCTCGTTCTGCCCAAGGAAGGATTTCTTGAAGGTCTGCGTGCACTTTGCGACGAGCACGGCGCATTGTTGATTTTCGACGAAGTTATTACCGGATTTCGCGTAACTTCCGGTGGCGTAGGTCCCCGTTTCAACGTCACCCCTGATCTGACCACTCTCGGAAAAATCATCGGCGGTGGTTTTCCTGTAGGCTGCTACGGCGGTAAAAAGGAATACATGAATCGTATTTCTCCCTGTGGTGATGTTTATCAGGCCGGGACACTTTCCGGTAACCCCGTAGCCATGGCAGCAGGTGTCGCAACTCTGCGTGCGCTCCAGAAGCAGGATTATGATGCTCTTGAAGCACGTACCCTCAAGCTGGCGCAGGACATGAAAGCTGCCCTCGAAGCCAATGGTTTCAAGATTACCCTGAACCATGTTGCTTCTATTTTCACTCTGTTCTTCACTGATCAGGAAGTAACTGATTTTGAATCCGCCAAGACCGGTGATGCCGAGATTTATTCTAAATTCTATCGCCATATGCGCGATAACGGCGTGAACCTCGCACCTTCCAGCTTTGAGTGTACTTTTACTTCTTTCGCGCACAGCGAAGCTGATTACGAAGCCACTCTGGAAGCTGTTAAAAGCTTTAAAGGTTAA
- the nrfH gene encoding cytochrome c nitrite reductase small subunit: MNFNSILRFCALASVTVAVVMGVYLVQESKATSYMSSDPTACINCHVMESYYTTWQHSSHAQRATCVDCHLPTENYVDKYASKSRDGWNHSVAFTLSTYGKRMLITEDGARRVQENCIRCHSSFSKTLIKNVDRYHAFDSESLGKRKCWDCHRYVPHGKVRSIDAAPVRLGAKWTQ, encoded by the coding sequence ATGAACTTTAACTCGATTCTACGGTTCTGTGCACTGGCAAGTGTAACAGTTGCTGTGGTGATGGGTGTGTATCTGGTCCAAGAGTCCAAGGCCACATCATACATGTCCAGTGACCCCACAGCCTGTATCAACTGCCATGTTATGGAGAGTTATTACACTACATGGCAGCACAGTTCCCACGCTCAACGCGCCACCTGCGTTGATTGTCATTTGCCGACAGAAAATTACGTCGACAAATACGCGTCTAAAAGCCGCGACGGATGGAATCACTCTGTCGCCTTCACATTGAGCACATACGGAAAACGCATGCTCATCACAGAGGATGGTGCCCGCCGTGTTCAGGAAAACTGCATAAGATGTCATTCCAGCTTTTCGAAAACACTCATCAAGAATGTTGACCGCTACCATGCGTTTGACAGTGAGTCATTGGGGAAAAGAAAATGCTGGGATTGTCACCGCTATGTCCCGCACGGAAAAGTGCGCAGTATTGATGCCGCACCTGTAAGACTTGGTGCAAAGTGGACTCAATAA
- a CDS encoding Lrp/AsnC family transcriptional regulator — MAKKFTELEHNILALAGTNLSWSATPYADIAEQVGCSEQEVLDLLSRLKDDKIIRRFGATLRHQKAGYGANAMVAWRVTEDQEPEKVGEFMAARSEISHCYLRLTYEDWPYNLYTMIHGKGPDDCKNVVAELEEQTGITDHCTLRSLKELKKTSMVYFEKK; from the coding sequence ATGGCAAAAAAATTTACTGAACTTGAACATAATATTCTGGCTCTGGCGGGAACTAATCTTTCATGGAGTGCAACACCTTACGCAGATATTGCTGAGCAGGTGGGGTGTTCCGAGCAGGAAGTGCTTGACCTTTTAAGCCGTCTTAAAGATGACAAAATTATCCGCCGTTTCGGGGCGACTCTACGTCACCAGAAGGCCGGATACGGCGCAAATGCCATGGTCGCATGGCGGGTAACTGAAGATCAGGAGCCGGAAAAGGTCGGCGAATTCATGGCTGCGCGTTCTGAAATCAGCCATTGCTACCTGCGTCTCACTTATGAAGACTGGCCGTACAACCTTTATACGATGATCCACGGTAAAGGACCGGACGATTGTAAAAATGTTGTGGCTGAACTTGAAGAGCAGACCGGAATTACCGATCACTGTACCCTGCGCAGTCTGAAAGAACTCAAAAAGACCTCCATGGTCTATTTCGAAAAGAAATAA
- a CDS encoding cobalamin biosynthesis protein CbiG: MPAKISIYSLTQKGTETAHKLAKSLQADCYVLHRYAAESDIPFSSLKDIVADNLSRYENHIFVAASGIVVRIIAPHLKSKDVDPAVVVVDQEGEFAISLVSGHLGGANELARLVGDEIGATPVITTATDCAGVPSIDLLARDQGLIIGDIGLIKHVNAAILDGEKIPVYDPDGFLDISAISDYFYVVEAVEELSESRCGVVVDWRHHELPKRVVSLFPRCLTLGVGCRRGVPANEILDLILSVLADNRIAIESVFCMGSIEAKRDEAGLLEAAEILGLDLKFFSAAELDEIEVANPSGMVMKHMGVGGVCEAAAMKLANATQILVPKTKSSRVTAAIARKV, translated from the coding sequence ATGCCTGCTAAAATTTCAATTTACTCCCTTACTCAAAAAGGTACAGAAACCGCACACAAACTTGCAAAATCGTTGCAGGCTGATTGCTATGTGCTGCATCGGTACGCCGCAGAATCCGACATCCCATTTTCCTCCCTCAAAGACATAGTTGCCGATAACTTATCCAGATACGAAAACCATATTTTTGTGGCCGCTTCCGGCATCGTAGTGCGCATAATTGCGCCTCACCTGAAAAGTAAGGATGTGGACCCGGCTGTGGTTGTTGTTGATCAGGAAGGGGAGTTTGCCATCAGTCTGGTCTCCGGGCATCTGGGCGGAGCCAATGAACTTGCCCGTTTGGTGGGCGATGAAATCGGAGCTACTCCTGTTATTACCACGGCTACGGATTGTGCGGGTGTTCCTTCCATTGATTTGCTGGCCCGTGATCAGGGGCTGATCATTGGTGATATCGGTTTAATTAAGCATGTTAATGCTGCTATTTTGGATGGGGAGAAAATCCCGGTTTACGATCCTGACGGTTTTTTGGACATATCCGCAATTAGTGATTATTTTTATGTGGTGGAAGCTGTTGAAGAGTTGTCGGAATCTCGTTGCGGTGTTGTTGTGGACTGGCGTCACCATGAGTTGCCAAAGCGGGTGGTATCCCTTTTTCCACGTTGTTTGACTCTTGGAGTAGGGTGTCGGCGCGGGGTTCCTGCTAATGAGATTCTAGATCTGATTCTTTCCGTTTTGGCGGATAATAGGATTGCCATTGAGTCCGTATTTTGCATGGGATCAATTGAGGCGAAACGTGATGAAGCGGGACTGCTCGAGGCAGCAGAAATTTTAGGGCTGGATTTGAAGTTTTTCAGTGCAGCAGAACTTGATGAAATTGAGGTCGCCAATCCTTCGGGCATGGTGATGAAACATATGGGGGTCGGTGGCGTGTGCGAAGCGGCGGCAATGAAGCTTGCAAATGCAACGCAAATTCTGGTTCCCAAGACCAAAAGTTCGCGGGTGACTGCGGCAATTGCAAGGAAAGTATGA
- the cobJ gene encoding precorrin-3B C(17)-methyltransferase — protein MSKGCIKVIGLGPGDECLLAPQARQAIEDADVVVGYTGYVKLVPQELLEGREVLSTGMMAEVERCRKAVDAAVSGRNVVMVCSGDPGIYAMAGLVMELLEAGELFDKVNFEVVPGIPAFSAAAALLGAPLMHDFASISLSDLLTPWEKIEKRLEAAASADFVIAIYNPRSKKRAGHLGEAVEILKKYRDGTTPLGIVNRAYREEQKVRVVTLDTLDVGDVDMQTVLIIGNSSTREVAGKMLTPRGYANKYDI, from the coding sequence ATGAGTAAAGGTTGCATAAAAGTGATCGGCCTCGGCCCCGGTGATGAGTGTCTGTTGGCCCCGCAGGCCCGGCAGGCTATTGAGGATGCGGATGTCGTGGTCGGTTATACCGGATACGTGAAGCTGGTTCCGCAGGAGCTGCTTGAAGGCCGGGAAGTTCTTTCTACAGGCATGATGGCCGAGGTTGAACGTTGCCGTAAGGCAGTGGATGCCGCGGTTTCCGGGCGTAATGTTGTAATGGTTTGCAGTGGTGATCCGGGAATTTACGCCATGGCCGGGCTGGTGATGGAGTTGCTTGAAGCCGGGGAACTGTTTGATAAAGTAAATTTTGAAGTAGTGCCGGGAATTCCGGCTTTTTCTGCGGCAGCGGCCTTGCTGGGTGCACCGCTCATGCATGATTTCGCTTCCATCAGCCTTAGCGATCTACTCACCCCGTGGGAAAAGATTGAGAAAAGACTGGAGGCTGCTGCTTCTGCTGATTTTGTAATTGCAATTTATAATCCCCGTTCCAAGAAGCGTGCAGGGCATCTAGGTGAAGCTGTTGAAATTTTAAAAAAATATCGTGACGGGACCACTCCGCTTGGTATCGTGAACCGGGCTTATCGTGAGGAGCAGAAGGTACGGGTGGTTACTCTGGATACACTTGATGTGGGTGATGTGGATATGCAAACGGTTCTGATTATTGGGAATTCTTCTACAAGAGAGGTCGCGGGAAAAATGCTCACTCCGCGAGGTTATGCCAACAAGTATGACATCTGA